The DNA region TGGCCGCCCCTGAACTGCTGCACGTCGGTGCCGGCCTTCAGGCCCGCCTTCGCGGCGGGCGAGCCGGGCGTGACCTCGCCGACCACCAGGCCGCTCTCCGGCACCCCCAGCTGCTCCTTGCCCTGCGGGCTCAGGGCGCTCAGGCCGACCGGCACGTTCTGCCCCTGCGCCTGCGCGCTCAGGCCGGCAGTCAGGCCGATGCGCGGCGCGGTCACGATGCCGCCCTTCGCCGCCTGGAGGCGGGGCAGCAGGTTCTTCGCGGCGTTGATGGGAATGGCGAAGCCCACACCGGCGCTCTGGCCGGTGCCGCCCGCCTGCACGCCGGGGCTGATGATCTGCGTGTTGATGCCGATCACGCGCCCGCCTGAGTCCAGCAGCGGTCCGCCGGAGTTGCCGGGGTTGATGGCGGCGTCGGTCTGGATGGCCTTCTGCGTGATGCCCTGGCCGCTCACGCCGCCGAAGCCGATGGGAATCTGCCGGGCGGTGCTGCTCACGATGCCCTCGGTCACGGAGAAGTCCAGGCCGAAGGGCGCGCCCATGGCGATGGCCTTCTGGCCGACCTTCAGGGTGTCGCTGTTACCCAGCGGAATGGGCCGCACCAGCCCCGCGTCCAGGCCGGTGGGGCGGATCAGCGCGAGGTCGTACTGCGGCGCGAGGCCGATCACCTTTGCGGGCACGCTCTTCTGCTGGCCCATCACGCGCACGCTGATCTTCTGCGCGGCGCCCGAGCTATCCTCGCCGGCGACCACGTGGTAGTTCGTGAGGATGTCTCCTGCCGCGTTCACGAAAAAGCCGCTGCCGACGCCCTGCTGCACCTGGGTCTGCCCGCCCTGCCCGAACATCATGCCGAAGGGGTCCTGCGTGACCACCTGCGTCTCGGTGCTGATGTACACCAGCCCCGGCTCGTAGCGCGCGACCACCTGGATGGTGTTCTGCTCGTTCTGGAGTTTCGCCCCTGCCTCGGCCGCCGGGGTGGACGCGGCCGGGGTCTGGGCCGACGTCTGGGCGTTCCCCAGCGGCACCTGGCCGCGCAGGAACGTCGCCCCCAGCCCCAGCCCGACGAGAACGAGAATGACCGCCACCCCTCTGCCCCTCATTCGCCCATTATCCGTGCCCGCGGGGGCGCCCGGCTTGAGCGATGGTTGCGCCTTCCCATGCCTGCGCCACATGACCGATGCGCGCCGCCCGGCCATGTGCTCAGCTGGGCGTATGCCCGACCTGACCGCAGCCATGACGGACCTGAAGCGCGCGCTGGGCGCTTTCCTGGAGCGTGGGCGCGTGGACGGTGTGTTCCACGTGCAGCCCGGCGGCCCCGGCAGCGTGCCCGCCCTGGCCGATCTGGACGTGCCGGAACTGCACCTCGACGTGCTGCCCGAGTCGCCCACGGACGTGCAGCGCGCGGCGCTGGCGGGCCTGGGCTACGTGCCGGAAACCGCGCATGCGTGGCGGCATCCGGCCGGCTGGCGGGTGGTGCTGGGGGACCACGACAGCGGCTGGCGGGCCACGCAGGGCCTCCTGCGCGCCCTGCTGCTGGGCGATTCGCGCGCCGCGCAGGAGTACCGGCAGGTGTATACGTGGGACGGCCGCGCCGCCGCGGACCACGCGCTGGCGGGAGCGGCGCTGGACCGCCACGCCCGCGTGGTCGCGTGGCAGCCGCTGCACTTCGCCGCGCGGGCCTTCGCGGCCCTGGACGCGCCGTGGCAGGTGGCGGGTGGGTGGGCGCTCGACCTGCACGCGGGGCGCCCCTTACGCGCGCACGACGACGTCGACATCGAGATTCCCCGCAGCGCGCAGGCGCAGCTCCCGGACGTGCTGCGCGGGTGGCGGCTGGACGCGGCCGTGGACGGCGCGTACCACGCGTTCCAGCCCCCGCTGGCCCCTTCGTCGCACCAGGTCCACGCCCGGCACCCCGAGCTGCCGGACGTGCTGATGGTGGACGTGATGCTCACCGACATCAGCGGCGGCATGTGGCACTACCGGCGCGACCCGGTCATCACCCGGCCGCTGGCCGAGGCCCGGCGGGTGGGGCAAGGCGGCCTCCCTTACCTCGTGCCGGAGATCGTGCTGCTGTTCAAGGCCGGGTCGGTCGGCCGGGAGCCGCGCGGCAAGGACCGCGCCGATTTCGAGCGGGCGCGGCCCACACTGGACGCGCCGGCCAGGGCGTGGCTGCGCGCCGCTCTGGAACGCACCCGGCCCGGCCACCCGTGGGTGGCGCAACTGGCGTGATCCTCACGCGCGGGCGTGCGTTTCGGCAGCGTCCAGCGCGGCGATCTCGTCGGGGCTGATGTGGTAGCGCTCGCCGCACCAGTGGCACACGATCTCCTGCCCGCCGTCGTCGATCATCTCCTGGCGTTCGGCCGCGGAGAAGAACTTCAGAGAGTCGCTCGCCTTCGTGCGCGAGCAGCGGCACTCGAAGCGCACGTCCTGCGCTTCTTGCGCCAGCGTCAGGCCCAGGCCCTCGGCGGCGCGTTCCATCACGCCCAGCAGGCCGCCATGGCGCAGCGCGGTCGTGATCTGGCCCAGGGCGCGGATGTTCGTCTCAAGCGTGCCCAGGGTCTCGTCGGTCACGCCCGGCATCGCCTGCACCAGCAGGCCGCCCGCGTGCGTGACGCGCTGACCTTCCTCATATACGCCCAGCAGCACGGCGTTCGGGATCTGCTCGGACACGCCCAGGTACGCGCTGACGTCCTCGGCGATCTCGCCGCTCACCAGCCGGATGCTGCCGGTGTACGGCTCGCCGTTGTCGAGCAGGCGCGTGACCGCGAGTTCCCCGTCGGTGCCCACCACGCCGCTCACGTCCAGTTTGCCGTCGGATTCGCGCAGCGGCAGGTCGGCGTGCGGCTGCCGGACATAGCCGCGCACGCGGCCGTCGGCGCTGCCCTCGGCCACGATCCAGCCGACCGGGCCGTCGCCCTCGACGCGCACCGTCACGCGGCTGTCGCTGCGTTTGCCCAGCACGACGCTCAACAGTGCCGAGGCAGTCAGGGTGCGGCCCAGCGCGGCGGTCGCGGTCTTGCTCAGGTCGTGGCGCACCCGGGCGTCCTCGACCACGCGCGTCGAGTCCATGCCAATGAACCTGAGGGTGTTCCCGGCTGCCGTGCCGCGCAGCAGGAAGGAGGATGTGGGGGCCGGATCAGACATACCCCCGACCCTATCCGGTTCGCCCGCCGGGGGGTGTGGGAGCCCTCTCATTCGCGCCGGAACCGTCCTGAACGGCGTCTGTGACATGGCCTGCCCGAAGCTGACGCGTCTCCGACGCGGATGCAGCTCGGCCTTCAGCGTGGTGTCAAGGGCTTCTCATGGGGACTCACTACGCTACAGGGCAACCCGGAAATTGGACCGGGTTCAACAAATACCGGTTTTCTCTGTCATGGACGCATCAGTTCCGCGTCAGACCCAGGAGTCCCAATGACCACCCCCGCCACCAAGATGCTCACCGCCGTGGCCCTGGCCACCCTCACGATGAGCCTCGCCGCGTGCAGCGGCGGTTCGCAGGCGAACAGTGCGAAGTCCACCCTGGTCGTGCAGGAAAGCGCCGACATCCCCACCCTGGACCCCGGCACCACCTACGACACCGGCAGCGGCCAGATCGTTGAAAACCTCTACGAGACCCTCGTCACGTACAAGGGCAACTCGATCCGCGACCTCGCGCCGCTGCTCGCCACCGAGTGGCAGGAAAACCAGGACGGCCGCGAGTACCGCTTCACCCTGCGCGACGGTGTCAAGTTCCACAGCGGCAACGCCTTTACCTGTGCGGACGCCGAATACACCTTCCGCCGCAATCTGGTGACCAACACCGCCGACAGCGGGAACTGGTTCCTGTCCGAGAGCCTGCTCGGCACGCCCAGCAACGCCAGCGACGACCAGAGCATCACGTGGCAGCGCATCACCGACGCCGTGAAGTGCGACGGCGAGACGCTGGTGTTCAGCCTGCCCAAGGCCGACCCGGCGTTCCTGGCCAAGCTCGCGTACACCGGCCAGGGCATCGTGGACAGCAAGCACGCCATCCAGATCGGTGAGTGGGACGGCACCGAGGCCACGTGGAAGGCCGCCGTCGGCAAGGACCTGACCGGCAGCCCCCTCGCGCAGCAGCCCAGCGGCACCGGCGCGTACAAGCTCGTCGAGAAGACCGCCACGGCCGTGACCGCCACCGCCTTCGACGGGTACTGGGGCGACAAGCCCGCCATCACCAACATCCTGATCCAGAAGGTGCCCGAACAGGCCGCGCGCCTCCAGGCCTTTGAGAAGGGCGACGCCGACCTGATCGAGACCGGTGGCCGCCCCGTCATTGACGTGCAGCTGCGCGGCAAACCCGGCATCGCCGTCCTCGACGGCCTGCCCGACACCAGCGCCTTCGGCATCAGCATGAACGAGGCGATCAAGGGTGGAAACATCGGCAGCGGCAAGCTCGACGGCGCCGGCGTCCCCGCCAACTTCTTCAGCGACGTGAACGTCCGCCGCGGCTTCGTGGCCGCGTTCGACGTGCCCACCTACATCAAGGAGGTGCAGGGCGGCGAGGGTGACGCCCGCAACGTCCTGCTGCCCGACACCTTCCCCGGCTACGACGCCGAACTGGACGGCGCGAAGTTCAACCTGGACGCCGCCCGCAGCGCCTTCCAGCAGGCCTGGGGCGGCCAGGTGTGGACCCAGGGCTTCACGGTGAACATCTCGTACCGTGCCGGCAGCGTGTCTGCCCAGACCGGCATGGAACTCCTGAAGAAGAACATCGAGGCCCTGAATCCGAAGTTCAAGGTGAACATCGTGTCCAAGGAGTGGAGCGAGATCATCAAGGGCAGCAACCAGGGCACCGAGGCGATGGTCATGACCGGCTGGTCCCCGGACTATGCCGACCCCGACAACTTCGTGACCACCTTCTACGCCAGCACCGGCTACTACCACCCGCGCATCAACGTCAAGGACCCCCAGATCGACGCGTGGATCACCGAGGCGCGCAGCACCACCGACACCGCCCGCCGCAACGATCTCTACAAGCAGGTCGCCGAGCGCGCGCTGGACCAGGCGTACTACATCCTGATGCCCAGCAACCCCGGGATCATCGCGTACCGCGACACCGTGAAGGGCATCAGCAAGGACACCTTCAACCCCATGATCGCCTTCCGCACCGGCACGCTGTGGAAGGACCTCAGCAAGAGCTGAGGCGATCACGGCTTCCTTCTCCCCGGTGGCGCCATACGGCGGGCCGGGGAGTTCGCGTGTTCTCCAGCCCGGGCGGGCGCCGCGCCCCGTATCCTGTGCCCATGCTCGACAGCGAATCGGACTCGCCCCGCGCCATCAGCCTGCTGCTCGTGGACGACCACCCGGTCGTGCGCAAGGGCACCCGCGAACTGCTGGAGGGCGAAGCCGACCTGCACGTGGTGGGCGAGGCCGGCAGCGGCGAGGAGGCCATCGTCAAGGCCCGCGCCCTGAGCCCGGACGTGATCCTGATGGACGTGTCCATGCCCGGCATGAACGGCATCGAGGCGACCAAGGCGATCAAGCAGGAGCAGCCGGGCGTGGGCGTGCTGGTCCTGACCAGCTACGACGACGACGCGTACGTGTTCGCGCTGCTGGAGGCGGGTGCGGCCGGATACCTCCTCAAGAACGCCAGCGAGGACGACCTGCTCGGTGCCGTGCGGGCCGTCGCGGCCGGCGAGAGCGCCCTGCACCCCAGCGTGGCGCGCAAGGTGCTCGAGCGCTTCAGCGCGAACGCCACCCCGACCCCGCCCGAGGACGACCTCTCGCCCCGCGAGCTGGAGGTGCTGCGCGTGGCCGCCACCGGTCGCACCAACAAGGAAATCGCCCGCGACCTCGATATCAGCCCCCGCACCGTGCAGGTGCACCTTGCCAACATCTTCTCCAAACTGGGCGTGGGCAGCCGCACCGAGGCCGTGCTGTACGGCATCAAGCGCGGCTGGATCGACCCGAAGCTGGTGTGAACGCCCGGTCTGTGGCGCTCCCCGTGGCCGGCGGCGATCATGACGGTCCCGAACCGGCTGCTGTGCTCTCCTCGACGCTCGGCGCACCACCCACCCTCATGCCCGCTGCTCTCTGTCCCTTGCCATGACCCTGCCGCCGTTCCCTCCGACCCTGACCAACGCCTCGACCACCGTGCAGTTCGGCCGGGCGCTGGCAGAGTTCGCGTGTCATGTGGCCGGCGCGCACGGCGTGCAGGTGTGGGTGGTGCAGGACGCGCACCTGGAAGTGGTGGCCGAGGAGGGCCGCGGCCTGGGCCTGAGTGACGGTACCCTGGCCGGCCGGGCACTGGCCGGGGGCACGCTGATCGCGGAGGGCATGCTCTCCGCGCTGCCGTTCGGGTGCGGCGTGATCGAGTTCGTGGGGGCGCGGCCGGAGGGAATCGAGGAACTGCTGACTGTGTCGCCGCTGTTCACGCTGGCGCTGGAGGGCGTGCAGGCGCGTGAGGCCCGGCGTGGGCACGGCCGGATCGCGGAGACGGTCGAGGGGCTGGTGCGCCGGCTGGGCGGCAGCCTGGACCTGCCGCAGGTGCTGACGGTCACGGCACAGAGTGCGGCGCTGGCGCTGGGCTTCTCGCGCGCGTTCGTGGGGTTGTTCGATCAGGTGGTCGAGGGTGTGGCCCGCACCGGCGAGGTCTACACCTACGGCTTCGACGAGTCCTTTACCGGGGGGATCGGGGTGGGTCCGGTGACCTTCGAGCGGCTGATGACGCGCGGCGAGGCGATCCGCTACGAGCGGGTGCGCGACGCGGGCTCCGCGTTCGCGGCGAGCCTGGCCGAACTGGGGCCGGAGGCGGCGGTGCTGGCCCCGCTCTCGGCGCGCGGCCGGCCGCTGGGGCTACTGTACGTGGATTCCCGCTCGCCGGGCGCGGGCGCGACCGAGGACGACGCGCGGCTGGTGCTGGCGCTGGCCGAGCAGGCGTCGCTGGCGATCGACAACGCGCGGCTGTATGCGCTGGAAACCCGCAAGCGCGAGGCGGCCGAGGCGCTGCGCGAGGCGGGCGCGGCGCTGGCGGGCAGCCTGCACCTCTCGGACACGCTGCCGCGCGTGCTGGAGCGCGCCGTGGCCCTGTTCCGGGCGGACGCGGCGGCGGTGTACGAACTCCAGCCGGATGGCCGGACGCTGAACATCCGCTCGGCGCTGGGGCTGCCCAGCGAGTACGTGCTGCGCGTGCGCGCGAAGGTCGGTGCGGGCGTGACGGGCCGCGCGGCCGAGCGGCGCGAGGTCGTCGCCGCCCGCGACCTGAACACCGAGAACTACGGGGGTGGCAGCCGCTACACCCGGCAACTGCTGGCGCAGGGCCGGTACCCGTACAAGGGCGTGGTGGGCCTGCCGCTGGTCACGCGCGCCGGGGTGTTCGGCGTGCTCACGCTGTACTGGGAGGCCACGCTGCCGCTCGACGACGACGACCGGGCGCTGCTGGGCGTGTTCGCCGCGCAGGCCGCGCTCGCCATCGAGAACGCCCGGCTGTACGAGGAGGAACTGCGCCGCGAGCGCGAGTCGGCGGTGCTGCTGAACGTGGGCCGCCTGCTGGGCGAGGACCAGGGCGACGAGACGCTGGCGGAGGCCGCGCGGCTGGCGACGCTGGCCCTGAACGGCGGGCGCGGCCTGATCGCCCTGCTAGGTGAGTACGGCGAGGTGGTGCGCTGCGCGACGTACAACCTCCACCCGCCCCGGCCGGACGAGCTGGCCTCGCTGATGTCGCAGCTGGGCCGGGGGCCGCGCCCGCTGACGCGCCGGGCGTGCCTGCCGGTGGCGGGCAGCGGCCTGATCGTGCCGCTGCACGGCGGCGAGGGCGACGGCCGCGGCGTGCTGGGCTTCCTGTACGCGGACGATCCCGGCACCGAGCCGCCCAGCGACCGCGTGCTGGCGCTGGCCCGCTCGGTCGCAGATCAGATGGCCCTGACCCTCACACGCGAGCGGCTGCTGGCCGCCCTGGAGCGCGAGGAGGCCCGCTACCGCCAGCTGGCCGAGGGCGCGCACGACCTGATCCTGAGCGCCGACCCGCGCGGCGTGATCACGTACGCGAACCCGGCGGCGGTGCGGCTGTTGCAGCCGCTGACCGGGCCGCTGGTGGGGTCTGTGGTGCTGACCCTGCCGAACCCCGCCACCCAGGACGCGCTGCGGGTGGCGTGGATGGCCGCCGCGACCAGCCTGGCGGGGGGCCGCGCGGAGATCCAGGTGGGCCGCTACCGCCTGGAGGTGCGCCTGAGCGCTGTGGGTGCCGGCGAGGGTGTGCTGCTGGTCGCCCGCGACCTCTCGGAACTCCAGACGCTGGCCGAGGAGATCAACCGGCGCGGCCAGGCGCTGGAGGCCGCGACCAGCCGCCAGACCGAGCTGCGCACGTACCTGACGCTGTTCACCCAGGCGCAGGAGGAGGAGCGCCGGCGCATCAGCCGCGAGCTGCACGACGACACGGCGCAGGTGCTGACCGCCACGACCCGCCGGGTGGCCCGGCTGGCACGTGACCTGGACGGCGAGCGGCGCGAGCGGGCCGACGACATCCTGGGCGACCTGAACGCGGCCATCGAGAGCGTGCGGCGCTTCGCGCGCAACCTGCGGCCCAGCGTGCTGGACGACCTGGGCCTGCTGCCCGCGCTGGAATGGCTGGCCGGGCAGGCCCACACCGACACGCGCCTGGAGGTCAGCGGCCTGGAGCGCCGCCTGAGCCCGGCGGCAGAGCTGACCGTGTTCCGGCTGTCGCAAGAAGCGCTGAACAACGTGGACAAGCATGCCCAGGCGCACACCGCCGCGATCCGCGTGGCCTTCCGCGAGGACCGCGTGCGCGTGGCGATCAGCGACGACGGCCGGGGCTTCACCGCCGAGCAGGCCGACGCCCAGGCCCGCAGCGGTCACCTGGGCCTGATCGGCCTGCGCGAGCGCGTGGAACTGGCCGGCGGAGAGCTGGAGGTCGCCAGCACGCCAGGCCAGGGCACCACGCTGGCCTTCGTCCTGCCCGGTTGAACGTCGTCTGTACCGGTGACGGCGCGTCCCGTGCGGCGTGCGGCCCCAGGTGCTAGCGTCCTCGGCGTGACGCCTGCCCACAGCCCTCTTTCACTTCGTCTGCTGGGGGCCGGGGGGGCGGCGTTCTTTGCGCTGGGCGTGCTGCAACCCATGTACGGCCCGCTGTTTCCGTTCTTCCAGTCGCAGTTCGGGGTCAGCACGGCCACGGTGGGCGTGATTGCCAGCGCGCACTTCGTGGGCTCCGCCATCTCCCCGCCGCTGGCCGGCGTGATCCTCACGCGGGTGAGCACGCGCCGCGTCGTGGTGGCGTGCCTGCTGCTCCTGCTGGTGGCGGCGCTGCTGGTGGGTCTGGCGCCCAGCTGGCCGCTGGCGGTGGGCGCGGCGGTACTGGGCGGTGTCAGCCAGGGCGGCCTGGCCAGTTCCATCAACGCCTACCTGGCCGCGGCGGGCACCCGGGCCATCAACTTTGCGAACGCGCTGTTCGGCCTGGCGAGCATGCTCTCGCCGCTGGTGGCCGCGTGGCTCGCGCCCTCGGGGCTGGTGTGGCCGTTCGCGGTCGTGGCGGGCCTCGCCGCCGTGTCGCTGCTGGCCGCGCGGGTGTGGGGCGTGCCGGCGATCCCACCCCCGGCAGCGCAGGCCCCGGCGAGGCGAGTGGGCCGCTCCATGACCCTGTTCGCGGTGATGCTGATCTGTTACGTGGGCCTGGAAGTGGGCTTCGGCGCGTGGGGCGGCAAGCACATGCTGGGCATCGGCGTGGCGCAGGCGGCGCTGATTGTCAGCCTGTACTGGGGCGGTTTCACGCTGGGCCGCGCGCTGGCGAGCGCCTTCGGGGCGCGCTTCCAGCCGGGGCCGCTGGTGCTGGGCTGCGCCGCCCTGGCGACGGTGGCGGCCGTGCTGGGCACCGTGCCGGCCCTGGCGCCCTACACCTATCCGCTGGCGGGGCTGGCGCTGGGGCCGATCTTCGGCACCTCGATGGTGTGGGCGGCGCAGATCCTGCCGGTGCGCTTCGTGCCCTTCTTGCTGGTGTCGGGCAGCGTGGGCGGCATCCTGGTGCCGTGGCTGATCGGGCTGGGCTTCGCGCGCAGCGGGCCGGTCGCGGTGCCCACCGTCCTGACCGTGCTGGGCGCGCTGCTGTGCGTGCTGATCCTGGTGACGCTGCGGGTGCGCCGCGTGCGCGTGGACGTGGACGCGCCCTCCGTGGCGTGAGCAGCTGACCCGCGCGTTGCCAGCGGTGGGGGCGTGTGGCAGAATGCGCGCTGATTCTCACCAATCCACCCCGTCCCGGTTGTTCGGGGACAGCGAAGCAGGTACGGAGGCCGAAGTGGCGCAAGCGACGAGCAGACAGGTGAAACTCACACGCGAGGGCTTCGAGCGCCTTCAGAAGACGCTGGAGCAGGAGCAGGCGCGCCTGACGGAGGCGACCCGCATCCTGCAGGAGCAGATGGAGACGAGTTCCGACACCGAGGACACCGGCCTGGAGGACGCCAAGCGCGAGAAGATGAACATCGAGGCGCGCATCGACGAACTCGAGGACACCCTGGCGCGCGCGACGGTCATCGAGGACCACGAGAACGAGGGCCGCGTGGAACTCGGCGCGATCGTGATGCTCTCCAACGAGACCACCAAAAAGGACATGAAGGTGCAGGTCGTGTCGGCCCCCGAGGCCACCGTCACGGGCGGCAGTCTGCCCCGCGTGAGCGAGGACAGCCCGGTCGGCAAGGAACTGATGGGCCGGCGCAAGGGCGACGCCTTCGTGGTGAATCTCGACAACGGCAAGCAGATGAAGTACAAGGTCAAGAGCATCGAGTACTAGGGCGTGTCAACGGTCGGGCGTGGGCAGGTGGGCCGCCCCGCCTGACGAAGACGAACAGGGCAGGGGGCAGAGCGCGTGATGGTCCGCCCTCTGCTCTCTGCCGTGTGCCCCCGGCCTCCGTATACTTCCCCCCATGACTGACGTTTCTACTCCGTCCGGTGCTGCGCGGCGCGAGGGTCTGCACGAGCAGACGGTGGCCCGGCTGAACAACCTGGACGCGCAGGTCGCCGCCGGGTTCGAGGCGCACCCGTACTCGTACCCCCGCACCCACCACGCGCGTGACGTCCTGGCGGCGCACCCGGCGGACAGCGAGGGCCGGCTGGAGCCCGGGCACGAGTGGCCGGACGAGGTGTACGCCCTGGCGGGCCGCGTGACCCTGCTGCGCCACATGGGCAAGGCGGCCTTCGCGGACCTGCGCGACGAGTTCGGCACCCTGCAACTGTTCTTCAGCCGCCAGGACACCGAGAATTTCGACCCGACGAAGAAGATCGACCTGGGCGACATCGTGGGCGTGACCGGGCATCCCTTCGTGACCAAGACCGGGCAGCTGACCCTGAAGGTCACGTCGTGGCAGCCGCTGGTCAAGAGCCTGCACCCGCTGCCAAGCAAGTTCCACGGCCTCCAGGACGAGGAACTGCGCGCCCGGCGCCGCTACCTGGACCTGATGGTCACCGAGGGCGCCCGCGAGAAGTTCCAGGCGCGCAGCCGCATGATCCGCTACATCCGGCAGGTGCTGGACGGCCGGGGCTTCATGGAGGTCGAGGGGCCGACCCTCCAGGTCACGGCGGGCGGCGCCGAGGCCCGGCCGTTCATGACGCACCACAACGCGCTGTCGCACGACTTCAAGCTGCGGATCTCCCTGGAGCTGTACCTCAAGCGGCTGCTGGTGGGCGGCTTCGAGAAGGTCTACGAGATCGGCCGGGTGTACCGCAACGAGGGCATCGACCGCACGCACAACCCGGAATTCACCATGCTGGAGCTGTACTGGGCCTACGTCGACTACGCCGACATCGCTAAGCTGGTCGAGGACCTCTTGAGCGGCATGGCGCTGGAGGTGCACGGCTCGTACACCTTCGAGTACCAGGGCAAGACGCTGGACTTCACGCCGCCCTTCGCGCGCGTGGACTACGTGGGCGGGCTGCGCGAGCACGTGCCCGAACTGGACTTCGATCCGCTGGATCTGGACCGCCTGCGCGCGTTCTGCGACGCCCGCTACCCGCAGTGGAAGGGCGTGCCGGCGTACAAGCTGCTGGACAAGCTGTTCGGTGAGTACGTCGAGCCCCTGCTGACCAACCCGACCTTCGTGATGGACCACCCGGCCGTGATCAGCCCGCTCGCCAAGACGCACCGCAGCCGCACGGACGCCGTGACCGAGCGCTTCGAGGTGTTCTGCTCGGGCTTCGAGCTGGCCAACGCCTTCTCGGAACTCAACGACGCCTTCGACCAGCGC from Deinococcus metalli includes:
- the hslO gene encoding Hsp33 family molecular chaperone HslO, whose product is MSDPAPTSSFLLRGTAAGNTLRFIGMDSTRVVEDARVRHDLSKTATAALGRTLTASALLSVVLGKRSDSRVTVRVEGDGPVGWIVAEGSADGRVRGYVRQPHADLPLRESDGKLDVSGVVGTDGELAVTRLLDNGEPYTGSIRLVSGEIAEDVSAYLGVSEQIPNAVLLGVYEEGQRVTHAGGLLVQAMPGVTDETLGTLETNIRALGQITTALRHGGLLGVMERAAEGLGLTLAQEAQDVRFECRCSRTKASDSLKFFSAAERQEMIDDGGQEIVCHWCGERYHISPDEIAALDAAETHARA
- a CDS encoding GAF domain-containing sensor histidine kinase — protein: MTLPPFPPTLTNASTTVQFGRALAEFACHVAGAHGVQVWVVQDAHLEVVAEEGRGLGLSDGTLAGRALAGGTLIAEGMLSALPFGCGVIEFVGARPEGIEELLTVSPLFTLALEGVQAREARRGHGRIAETVEGLVRRLGGSLDLPQVLTVTAQSAALALGFSRAFVGLFDQVVEGVARTGEVYTYGFDESFTGGIGVGPVTFERLMTRGEAIRYERVRDAGSAFAASLAELGPEAAVLAPLSARGRPLGLLYVDSRSPGAGATEDDARLVLALAEQASLAIDNARLYALETRKREAAEALREAGAALAGSLHLSDTLPRVLERAVALFRADAAAVYELQPDGRTLNIRSALGLPSEYVLRVRAKVGAGVTGRAAERREVVAARDLNTENYGGGSRYTRQLLAQGRYPYKGVVGLPLVTRAGVFGVLTLYWEATLPLDDDDRALLGVFAAQAALAIENARLYEEELRRERESAVLLNVGRLLGEDQGDETLAEAARLATLALNGGRGLIALLGEYGEVVRCATYNLHPPRPDELASLMSQLGRGPRPLTRRACLPVAGSGLIVPLHGGEGDGRGVLGFLYADDPGTEPPSDRVLALARSVADQMALTLTRERLLAALEREEARYRQLAEGAHDLILSADPRGVITYANPAAVRLLQPLTGPLVGSVVLTLPNPATQDALRVAWMAAATSLAGGRAEIQVGRYRLEVRLSAVGAGEGVLLVARDLSELQTLAEEINRRGQALEAATSRQTELRTYLTLFTQAQEEERRRISRELHDDTAQVLTATTRRVARLARDLDGERRERADDILGDLNAAIESVRRFARNLRPSVLDDLGLLPALEWLAGQAHTDTRLEVSGLERRLSPAAELTVFRLSQEALNNVDKHAQAHTAAIRVAFREDRVRVAISDDGRGFTAEQADAQARSGHLGLIGLRERVELAGGELEVASTPGQGTTLAFVLPG
- a CDS encoding nucleotidyltransferase domain-containing protein, with product MPDLTAAMTDLKRALGAFLERGRVDGVFHVQPGGPGSVPALADLDVPELHLDVLPESPTDVQRAALAGLGYVPETAHAWRHPAGWRVVLGDHDSGWRATQGLLRALLLGDSRAAQEYRQVYTWDGRAAADHALAGAALDRHARVVAWQPLHFAARAFAALDAPWQVAGGWALDLHAGRPLRAHDDVDIEIPRSAQAQLPDVLRGWRLDAAVDGAYHAFQPPLAPSSHQVHARHPELPDVLMVDVMLTDISGGMWHYRRDPVITRPLAEARRVGQGGLPYLVPEIVLLFKAGSVGREPRGKDRADFERARPTLDAPARAWLRAALERTRPGHPWVAQLA
- a CDS encoding ABC transporter substrate-binding protein; the encoded protein is MTTPATKMLTAVALATLTMSLAACSGGSQANSAKSTLVVQESADIPTLDPGTTYDTGSGQIVENLYETLVTYKGNSIRDLAPLLATEWQENQDGREYRFTLRDGVKFHSGNAFTCADAEYTFRRNLVTNTADSGNWFLSESLLGTPSNASDDQSITWQRITDAVKCDGETLVFSLPKADPAFLAKLAYTGQGIVDSKHAIQIGEWDGTEATWKAAVGKDLTGSPLAQQPSGTGAYKLVEKTATAVTATAFDGYWGDKPAITNILIQKVPEQAARLQAFEKGDADLIETGGRPVIDVQLRGKPGIAVLDGLPDTSAFGISMNEAIKGGNIGSGKLDGAGVPANFFSDVNVRRGFVAAFDVPTYIKEVQGGEGDARNVLLPDTFPGYDAELDGAKFNLDAARSAFQQAWGGQVWTQGFTVNISYRAGSVSAQTGMELLKKNIEALNPKFKVNIVSKEWSEIIKGSNQGTEAMVMTGWSPDYADPDNFVTTFYASTGYYHPRINVKDPQIDAWITEARSTTDTARRNDLYKQVAERALDQAYYILMPSNPGIIAYRDTVKGISKDTFNPMIAFRTGTLWKDLSKS
- a CDS encoding response regulator, whose translation is MLDSESDSPRAISLLLVDDHPVVRKGTRELLEGEADLHVVGEAGSGEEAIVKARALSPDVILMDVSMPGMNGIEATKAIKQEQPGVGVLVLTSYDDDAYVFALLEAGAAGYLLKNASEDDLLGAVRAVAAGESALHPSVARKVLERFSANATPTPPEDDLSPRELEVLRVAATGRTNKEIARDLDISPRTVQVHLANIFSKLGVGSRTEAVLYGIKRGWIDPKLV
- a CDS encoding MFS transporter; this encodes MTPAHSPLSLRLLGAGGAAFFALGVLQPMYGPLFPFFQSQFGVSTATVGVIASAHFVGSAISPPLAGVILTRVSTRRVVVACLLLLLVAALLVGLAPSWPLAVGAAVLGGVSQGGLASSINAYLAAAGTRAINFANALFGLASMLSPLVAAWLAPSGLVWPFAVVAGLAAVSLLAARVWGVPAIPPPAAQAPARRVGRSMTLFAVMLICYVGLEVGFGAWGGKHMLGIGVAQAALIVSLYWGGFTLGRALASAFGARFQPGPLVLGCAALATVAAVLGTVPALAPYTYPLAGLALGPIFGTSMVWAAQILPVRFVPFLLVSGSVGGILVPWLIGLGFARSGPVAVPTVLTVLGALLCVLILVTLRVRRVRVDVDAPSVA
- a CDS encoding S1C family serine protease, with the translated sequence MRGRGVAVILVLVGLGLGATFLRGQVPLGNAQTSAQTPAASTPAAEAGAKLQNEQNTIQVVARYEPGLVYISTETQVVTQDPFGMMFGQGGQTQVQQGVGSGFFVNAAGDILTNYHVVAGEDSSGAAQKISVRVMGQQKSVPAKVIGLAPQYDLALIRPTGLDAGLVRPIPLGNSDTLKVGQKAIAMGAPFGLDFSVTEGIVSSTARQIPIGFGGVSGQGITQKAIQTDAAINPGNSGGPLLDSGGRVIGINTQIISPGVQAGGTGQSAGVGFAIPINAAKNLLPRLQAAKGGIVTAPRIGLTAGLSAQAQGQNVPVGLSALSPQGKEQLGVPESGLVVGEVTPGSPAAKAGLKAGTDVQQFRGGQIVLGGDVITAADGDPVDGVEDLQAALIDKKQGDTVTLKVWRGGQTRDVKVTLDASSYQ
- a CDS encoding GreA/GreB family elongation factor; translation: MAQATSRQVKLTREGFERLQKTLEQEQARLTEATRILQEQMETSSDTEDTGLEDAKREKMNIEARIDELEDTLARATVIEDHENEGRVELGAIVMLSNETTKKDMKVQVVSAPEATVTGGSLPRVSEDSPVGKELMGRRKGDAFVVNLDNGKQMKYKVKSIEY